From the genome of Labrus bergylta chromosome 4, fLabBer1.1, whole genome shotgun sequence, one region includes:
- the LOC109991956 gene encoding growth/differentiation factor 8 encodes MLRSHTLPRLIFCTLMILAFVTSSEESRPHEAQEGAPGGDREDSRRVMILEAVKTGILGSLGLEREPRPTHKASEEELRGMYRLYRETLREMRGNSSNTMRETMYTVLFPATVKTKKAPGRTEHLPSGQHVQWYRAVFHKNPNIQAELTLARAQMKISRQVLDEATLVQPALRPVIKVKVNRKKPMNSPDFVNVSSTRDVMLDIRPEVENWMRTGQGQRLVVDVGIVVGENTLRVNPTISLELGLKPARKTRLPRSNKEDDCDERGWCCRRSVTVSIKDIGWTDWVVAPTEYTMHFCDGSCPHNYKPASMHTQVKSRLHQITKGGTPRPCCVPAAYEPMVLMHYDSRGKLKLTPFNDLIVSKCHCA; translated from the exons ATGCTCAGATCACACACCCTCCCCAGACTCATCTTCTGCACGCTGATGATCCTTGCGTTTGTCACAAGCTCAGAGGAGAGCCGGCCTCATGAAGCCCAAGAAGGAGCTCCTGGTGGGGACAGGGAAGACAGTCGGAGGGTCATGATTCTAGAGGCTGTGAAGACGGGGATCCTTGGCTCACTGGGGCTGGAGAGGGAGCCCAGGCCTACACACAAGGCCtcagaggaagagctgagggGGATGTACCGGctctacagggagacactgagagagatgagaggaaatTCCAGCAACACGATGAGGGAAACCATGTATACTGTGCTCTTTCCAGCTACAG tgaagacaaaaaaagctCCAGGGCGGACAGAACACCTTCCCTCAGGTCAACATGTGCAGTGGTACAGAGCCGTTTTCCACAAGAACCCCAACATCCAGGCTGAGCTGACACTGGCTCGGGCTCAGATGAAGATTTCCAGGCAGGTTTTAGATGAAGCCACTTTAGTTCAGCCTGCATTAAGACCAGTGATTAAAGTTAAAGTCAACCGGAAGAAGCCGATGAATTCCCCAGACTTTGTGAACGTGTCAAGCACTCGAGATGTGATGCTGGACATCAGGCCTGAGGTGGAGAATTGGATGAGAACTGGTCAAGGTCAGAGGCTGGTTGTGGATGTAGGGATAGTTGTGGGTGAAAACACTCTGAGGGTGAACCCAACCATTTCTCTGGAGTTAGGTCTCAAACCGGCCCGGAAGACGAGGCTGCCTCGTTCCAACAAGGAAGACGACTGCGATGAGCGAGGGTGGTGCTGCAGGAGGTCTGTCACTGTGTCCATTAAAGACATCGGCTGGACGGACTGGGTGGTGGCACCGACTGAGTACACAATGCATTTTTGTGACGGCTCCTGCCCCCACAACTACAAGCCAGCCAGCATGCACACGCAGGTGAAGTCTCGGCTGCACCAGATCACAAAAGGAGGGACCCCTCGGCCCTGCTGCGTGCCGGCCGCCTACGAGCCCATGGTGCTCATGCACTACGACAGCAGGGGAAAACTGAAGCTGACGCCCTTTAATGACCTGATAGTCAGTAAATGTCACTGTGCCTGA